In the genome of Candidatus Bathyarchaeota archaeon, the window CCAAATCTATCTGGATCCAAATATTATCTAGGGGAGTCTAAGAGTGACGCGCACACAGTCTTCAGCAACCCTTTTCAACCTCACCACACAAAAACAAGCCACAATGACAATAAAACTCGTAATCTTCGACATCGACGGCACAATCCTCCAAACCCACAGCTGGCAACACATACACCAAAACCTAGGAACATGGAGCCAAGCTAAAAAACATCACAACCAATTCTTCAAAAACCAAATCACCTACGAACAATGGGCAAAACTAGACGCCACCCTCTGGAAAAACCAATCCCTAGCAAAAATCAACCAAATCGTCAACCAAATGCCCTACACAAAAGGCGCCAAACAAGCCCTCAACACCCTAAAACAAAACCAAGTCAAAATATACCTCTTAAGCGCTGGTCTAACTCAAGTCGCAAAAAGAATTCAAAAAGAAATGGGCACTAACGGCTACACAGTCAACACCCTCATAACCAAAAACGGTATCCTAACAGGTGAAGTCGAAGTCAACGTTTCCTTCCACAACAAAGACAAACACCTACCCACCATCCTCCAAAAATTCAACCTCACACCCAAAGAATGTGCAGCAGTCGGCGACGACCCCACCCTCATACCCCTCTTCAAAAAAGTCGCCCTCGCCATAGCCTTCAACCCAACCAACAAAGATATAGAAAAACACGCAAACATAACAATCAAAAGCAACGACCTCCGCGACATCATACCTCACATCCTCAAGCAACGCTAAAATTAAAAACCACTATGCACCATCCATAAACAACGGCGGGGGTTCCCAAGCCAGGTCTAAATATGGGCATCTAAACCCCTAGGACAAGGGGGAGGACTTAAGATCCTCTGGCGAAGGCCTTCGCGGGTTCAAATCCCGCCCCCCGCACCTCTCCTAAACCTCCTTTCTTTCACAAAATTTTCAGAAGAACTCTGTGACGGATAAAACCCGACTTTATATAGTCTATACGTAACCTACAAAATTCCCAAATGCCAACGCGTAAAACCCTTTACTTGTCGTCCTTCTTTACAGTTGTTCTCAACGCATTCACATAATCAACAAATGTGTAACCTTCCTTGAACTGAAAATCTTGGCTAAAGTCGGAATAAAGACCATCCAAAATCACTTTCTCCACCACTCTAGCCCCAGAACTAAGAAACCTATCCAACCCTTCAGCAAAAACCTCCAGCTTTTTCGGAATCTCTTCTTGCCGCAACGAAAGGACACTCTGCAAATAATCATAGATAACCAAAGTTCCCATTTCTCCAAAAACCTGTTTAAGCTGCACATCAATAGTCTTTACAAGCGACTTTTCAAACTCAATTTCTCTCTTCATCAATATCCCTCGCCTATCTAGCTTTCATTAACGTTTCAGGCAACTTAATAATTTCTACTCCTCCTTTTTCAAAGATTACTTGGTTGCTGAACAAACTTCTCAAACTGGATACGATTTTTTGATCATGAGCATTAGAGTTAAACAAAAATATGGCAGTGGCATTTATTGAACTTAGCATCTCTAAGGCGTAGCGCACGAAATTATATGTTTTTTCAAATCCTACTTGCAAAATGAGACTAGTCAGGTTGTCAAAAACAAAGTTGAAATTCCCATCAGGATGACTTTTAACAGTTTTGTTTAAGGCGTCGAGAAGAAGAGACGTATTGTTCGCAGGTATTAAAATCTCACCAGTATGTTTATCGGTTTTTGGAGTAGAAGCGAGCTGTGTCAATAGCAAAAACTTCACATTTTCTTGTATACTTAGAATTGTGTGAATTACGCTGCCTTTACCGGTAAATATTATAACTGTTTCAGCGTTCGCTGATGCTTCCAACACAAAATCGCGAATTGCTTCTTCATAATTCGCTGCAGGATCGAATTCTAGTAATAGATTTCTGCCCACTACATGCTTGTGGTTTACTCCAATTCTTTTTGAAAACTTGTCTGAATATTCAAGCAAGTCCATTGACTTTGTGCTCAGAAACTTGAATTCTTGAATTAGCTGAGGGCTCAAGTTTTCGATGTTAACTGCTCGAAGTTCAATCATGAAGGGGTCCATTAATCGCGTGTTTGCCTCTCTCAAGTATTCAAAGTATTTTTCTTTTTGGTCACCTAAAAAGCTCAAGTCACCCAGATCAAAAAGGTCTCTTTCATGCTTGAACCCACCTTTCTTCGCGTCGATTTTTAAGTCATTCCAAAAATTGATTAATTGGCTCTTGTCGATGACGCCATTCCGTATATAAACATGCGAGACACTCATCAAAACAAGAGAACCCTTTTTTTCATGTTTTTCTACTTCCATTCCATGTTCCTTCAGTCTAGACCTGACAATTTCAGAATCGATGTTAGAATATGCATAGACAACTCTGTCGCCTTGACGTAAGCCTTGGCGAATATAGGTTGAAAAGAGTTTCCACTTGTCCACTTTGTTGGTGTAGAAAACGACAAGATGTTCTCCTTCTCTTAAACGAAGAGAGGGATATGTAGTGTTGAATAGACCTTCTAGAGTTGTTGTCTGCTTGAAGTAGTATGCAACAATTCCATAATAGAGCACATAAGATAGAGAACTTATTTCCATTAACTCTATGTTCAAGTTCCTTACTAGTCCATGAAAAAACATCAATGTTACTCCAGTAGCTGCCCAACAAATTCCAAGCCACCATAGAGCATCGGAAACATGTTTGTCATTGCATTTACGACTTAAAAGAATAAAAACTGTACAAGGGTACAAAATAACAGCAATTAGTAAACCTCCAAGAACCGCTGTGAACCATTGGTCATATACAAATCCATAAACCAAATTCCCCCATAGATCAGGAATACTATATCTTACTTGCCAGGGATTGAAGATCCATGCTGTGATCAAAACCGCAAGTGTAAAGACTTTAAAGAAAAGAGAAATTATGTTTATCTTGCTTGAGAAAAAGCCTTTTCGTTGCATCATCTGCTGTCTTTTGTGTAGCATAAAAGCAGTGTGCTCCACTGCTAACGCAGCCACTAATACAGCAGACGTCCCCCAGAGGACGTATGGTAGCATTATCCAGCTTTCGTTTATTAAATAGTTTTTAATCGCGTTGGTTAAGACAACCGAGGCGACTCCTGAAAACGCTATGAGTAGCAGTATTTGCACTGACTTAAAGTAAGAGCCCTTCTGTCGTACAATAAAAGTTATTAATGTAATGAGAACAGCGAGAGTTGCAAAATAAAACGCCAAGTCTATCATGCCGTTTACCAAGTGCTACATTGTTGAGAATGGCACTATCTTAAGTCCCTTTTCTCCTATTATGACATCATGATACTTTCTGCTGTGACTTGTTCCCCGCATTTTTCGAATCAAAAAACGCGTTTTAAGCTCGGTATCAACCATGACATTTTCAAGGACTATCACTGAATCGGCTATAAACTCCTCTATTCCAAGCCCCAACGTGTCAGAGCCTGCTGGTACGCTGCAAGTCATTATCGTCGTGCAACTCATCTTTTTTAGTATCTTATAAAAAAGATGCATAAGAGTTCTATACTCAAACTTTTCGCCTGTTCCAATGAGAAAAGCAGTAAGAGAGTCTATAACCAATCGTTCAGCCTGTATTTCCCTAACTGTCTTCAGAACGAAGTCTAAATTTGCGTTTAAACCTGCCTCTTTCATCGCTTGCAATCCAATAACTTTAATCTTGCCCTCTCGTTCCAGTTTTTCCAAGTCCATACCCAGTTTTTCCATGTTTCTTTTCAAGCTTGCTTCATCCTCCTCAAAAGTTGCGTACACTCCTTTCTCTCTATATTGCGTAGCCCCGTTGTAGATGAATTGGGTGGAGAAGATTGTTTTGCCGCTACCTGTGGTACCTGCTAACAGCATGACCTCGCCCTTTATCACTCCTCCATCAATGAGTTCGTCTAATCCTTCTACTCCAGTTTTTATGCGTTCTATCACTTTTCAATCCTCTAACATAGCAGCATGAATTGTTATAGTATCCTCTGTCGAAAACTATGTTCAACAACCGTAGACTAATCCTTTATGAAATGAGAATATTAATTCCAAATAAATCGTCTTTCAGGTGAGAGATCACAGAAGAGTCAACAACACACCAGCTGCCAATGGTATTGAAAGATTATCATTAATCGGCAACGGAAAGGATTCCACAAACATGCCTACAACTGCGCCGATGAAGGCATGCAGCGGATGCAGAAAAAATACGGCGCCGAAAAAAGCGAAAGCGAATCCGACGAGAGATCCTTCTAGGTTTTTGCCTTTGTTGAAAGAAATGCAAGTTTTTCCGAGTAATTTGCCGAAAATCGACGCTGCGCTGTCTCCAAATGAGACTATAGCTATCGATGCATAGTTTAATGGAGTTGGAAAAAGTAACAGAGATAGCATAATGCCTAAAGCGAAAAATATGGGAGCCATTGCAAATTCGTACCGTTCTGAGAAGGTTGCTGCGTTTAGAGTAATTGACGAAAATAAGGGGATGTTTTTTCTTTTGATTCTGGCAAGCTCAGATGCTATGTATACCAGAGTTGTCAAGAATAGAAGGAAAGCAACTATGTAAGCTCCAAAGTAATTAGTGGCTAAAATCACAAAGACCCCACCACCAACATGTATAGTTTCCCGAATCACTTCATTGTATGATAGGGAATAACGAGGTCTTTTTTGAGTTCCTTCAAAAATGGATACAATTTCTAGCAAGTTTTCCCTTATGACATGATCTGACTTCAAAACTATTAAAAAATCTGGATTGTAGCCTATCTTTAAACTTTCTGTGTAGAAAATTGGAGAGTTGTTGCGGTCATCAGCTACTACCACGCAATCCTGTTTTGTTAGATTCTCTCGGTCTAAGATTTTTTTCATTATAAGAGCTTTGCCATTCTTCTTTATGACGTCGCCTTTGATGCTTCCTGTTAAGGTATTATTCTTGATTTCTAATTCGAGTCCAAAGGCGTAGTCAGCTTTCAAGCGAGAGGCAAGATTTTCGACAACTACTTGAGGAAACCCGGAGCTCACAAGAGCAGTCTTTAACCCTTTTTCCCTTAGTTCTGCAAAAACTGCTTCTGTATGCAGGAGCAAAGGTAGTTTTCTGAATACATTCAACAGTTCTTCTACGCTGAAACCTCGAAATAGTTTAAACATTCCCTTTAGCGCTGATTCTAGAGAGAGCAAGCCTACTTCGTAAAGAAAACCAATGAAAAGGAGCTTAATGAACTGCGGAAAACTCAAATTTCGCCCTAATTCGAAGACTAGAAAACGGTTTTTAGGCATCAGCACTCCTTCAACGTCGAAGATTACAAGTTTTCTTCTCGGAATCATTTGACTCGTGTTTTCCTCTCTATCTGTCACACGACCTAAGCACTATAAACTATAAATCTATTCTCTCGTAGTCTCTGCAGTTGTAGGCATCATAGGTTACTTGATAGCTAAAATTTCTAATTCCTCTCTCTCATAAATGATAAAAGCCATGGACGTAGAGAATTCATGAAACC includes:
- a CDS encoding HAD family phosphatase gives rise to the protein MTRTQSSATLFNLTTQKQATMTIKLVIFDIDGTILQTHSWQHIHQNLGTWSQAKKHHNQFFKNQITYEQWAKLDATLWKNQSLAKINQIVNQMPYTKGAKQALNTLKQNQVKIYLLSAGLTQVAKRIQKEMGTNGYTVNTLITKNGILTGEVEVNVSFHNKDKHLPTILQKFNLTPKECAAVGDDPTLIPLFKKVALAIAFNPTNKDIEKHANITIKSNDLRDIIPHILKQR
- a CDS encoding MEDS domain-containing protein; this translates as MVNGMIDLAFYFATLAVLITLITFIVRQKGSYFKSVQILLLIAFSGVASVVLTNAIKNYLINESWIMLPYVLWGTSAVLVAALAVEHTAFMLHKRQQMMQRKGFFSSKINIISLFFKVFTLAVLITAWIFNPWQVRYSIPDLWGNLVYGFVYDQWFTAVLGGLLIAVILYPCTVFILLSRKCNDKHVSDALWWLGICWAATGVTLMFFHGLVRNLNIELMEISSLSYVLYYGIVAYYFKQTTTLEGLFNTTYPSLRLREGEHLVVFYTNKVDKWKLFSTYIRQGLRQGDRVVYAYSNIDSEIVRSRLKEHGMEVEKHEKKGSLVLMSVSHVYIRNGVIDKSQLINFWNDLKIDAKKGGFKHERDLFDLGDLSFLGDQKEKYFEYLREANTRLMDPFMIELRAVNIENLSPQLIQEFKFLSTKSMDLLEYSDKFSKRIGVNHKHVVGRNLLLEFDPAANYEEAIRDFVLEASANAETVIIFTGKGSVIHTILSIQENVKFLLLTQLASTPKTDKHTGEILIPANNTSLLLDALNKTVKSHPDGNFNFVFDNLTSLILQVGFEKTYNFVRYALEMLSSINATAIFLFNSNAHDQKIVSSLRSLFSNQVIFEKGGVEIIKLPETLMKAR
- a CDS encoding AAA family ATPase, with protein sequence MIERIKTGVEGLDELIDGGVIKGEVMLLAGTTGSGKTIFSTQFIYNGATQYREKGVYATFEEDEASLKRNMEKLGMDLEKLEREGKIKVIGLQAMKEAGLNANLDFVLKTVREIQAERLVIDSLTAFLIGTGEKFEYRTLMHLFYKILKKMSCTTIMTCSVPAGSDTLGLGIEEFIADSVIVLENVMVDTELKTRFLIRKMRGTSHSRKYHDVIIGEKGLKIVPFSTM
- a CDS encoding HAD-IB family phosphatase, translated to MTDREENTSQMIPRRKLVIFDVEGVLMPKNRFLVFELGRNLSFPQFIKLLFIGFLYEVGLLSLESALKGMFKLFRGFSVEELLNVFRKLPLLLHTEAVFAELREKGLKTALVSSGFPQVVVENLASRLKADYAFGLELEIKNNTLTGSIKGDVIKKNGKALIMKKILDRENLTKQDCVVVADDRNNSPIFYTESLKIGYNPDFLIVLKSDHVIRENLLEIVSIFEGTQKRPRYSLSYNEVIRETIHVGGGVFVILATNYFGAYIVAFLLFLTTLVYIASELARIKRKNIPLFSSITLNAATFSERYEFAMAPIFFALGIMLSLLLFPTPLNYASIAIVSFGDSAASIFGKLLGKTCISFNKGKNLEGSLVGFAFAFFGAVFFLHPLHAFIGAVVGMFVESFPLPINDNLSIPLAAGVLLTLL